In Eleutherodactylus coqui strain aEleCoq1 chromosome 11, aEleCoq1.hap1, whole genome shotgun sequence, a single window of DNA contains:
- the EXOSC6 gene encoding exosome complex component MTR3: MPGDSRRVRGPEASQSPLLYATPGRPQEGRTGRGAGEPRAVFVRAGLLSHAAGSAYVEAGGTKVLCAVSGPRGGGESGGGRLLCELRWAPFSRAGCWSSPAAPSRQAGQLLQESLEAAVRLERYPRAELAVWALVLEDRGSALPAAISCASLALADAGVELYDLAVGAGLSRGGAELLLDPEDSEEAAGATMCLSLLPALNQVSGLLCSGEWESDSAAAAVRMCMEGCQRLYPVLQQSLLKATKRKITAPQ; encoded by the exons ATGCCGGGTGATAGTCGCCGAGTCCGCGGGCCCGAAGCGTCTCAGAGCCCGCTGTTGTACGCCACGCCCGGGCGGCCGCAGGAGGGGAGGACGGGCCGCGGTGCCGGAGAGCCGCGGGCGGTGTTTGTGCGGGCCGGGCTTCTCAGTCACGCTGCCGGCTCGGCCTACGTGGAGGCGGGAGGCACGAAGGTCCTGTGCGCGGTGTCCGGCCCGCGGGGCGGTGGGGAGAGCGGCGGCGGCCGGCTGCTGTGTGAGCTCCGCTGGGCGCCGTTCTCCCGGGCCGGCTGCTGGTCGTCGCCCGCCGCTCCCTCCCGGCAGGCCGGTCAGCTGCTGCAGGAGAGCCTGGAGGCGGCGGTGCGGCTGGAGCGGTACCCGCGGGCGGAGCTGGCCGTGTGGGCGCTGGTGCTGGAGGACCGAGGCTCTGCGCTGCCCGCCGCCATCTCCTGCGCCTCCTTGGCCCTGGCGGACGCGGGGGTGGAGCTCTACGACCTGGCGGTGGGCGCAGGGCTGAGCCGGGGCGGCGCGGAGCTGCTGCTGGACCCGGAGGACAGCGAGGAGGCGGCGGGAGCCACCATGTGCCTGAGCCTGCTGCCGGCGCTCAACCAG GTCTCCGGCCTCCTGTGCAGCGGTGAGTGGGAGAGTGACAGCGCTGCGGCGGCGGTGCGGATGTGCATGGAGGGCTGCCAGCGGTTGTACCCGGTGTTGCAGCAGAGTCTCCTAAAGGCAACGAAGAGGAAGATCACCGCCCCCCAATAA
- the LOC136582665 gene encoding C-type lectin domain family 18 member C-like has product MDAAVDPPGIGPDTARRRQRTHPEEAETTSRGDMSVCGPITWGLLGILCMGGPTSEQLLEHVSTEYPGFGDKERFTLVSLHNKLRGSVRPSAANMRRMGWSEALGARALAVASRCQQNAVDDPEVGWNLQRFPAGTASPADAITLWFRQEKDYNFWTSECAQNRTCRHYTQLVWASSWELGCGMSRCSSEMGDVDMVVCAYAPGGNWDIGGQAIRPYQAGPWCSLCTASWFGCFRSWEQQGGLCEVPRNPCRMRCGEHGTLNTSSCQCDCASGYTGRLCQVRCRSRCLHGRHKATECTCECAAGYGGAECAEQLKSPAPPCDLLTDGVCFTVSAERRSYYKAKKICQEAGGYLAEIRMQKLQDILSFFLGRLEEANKTTASDFWIGLTYKSRFSSFRWDSGDLVSFQSFALGQPDGAGFQNCVEMSARSRFNWNDQRCKTSTRYICQYDT; this is encoded by the exons ATGGACGCAGCTGTCGATCCTCCGGGGATCGGGCCGGACACTGCGAGGAGGAGGCAGAGAACTCATCCAGAGGAGGCGGAGACCACATCACGCGGGGACATGTCTGTGTGCGGCCCCATCACCTGGGGGCTCCTCGGCATACTCTGCATGGGGGGCCCCACGTCTGAGCAGCTTCTCGAGCATGTGAGCACAGAGTATCCGG GATTCGGGGACAAGGAGAGATTCACGTTGGTTTCTCTACACAACAAGCTGCGCGGAAGCGTTCGCCCGTCGGCCGCCAACATGAGGAGGATG GGCTGGAGCGAGGCTCTGGGGGCCCGGGCCCTTGCAGTTGCTTCTCGCTGTCAGCAGAATGCAGTGGACGACCCGGAAGTTGGCTGGAATCTGCAGCGTTTCCCAGCTGGGACCGCGAGCCCCGCTGACGCCATCACTCTCTGGTTTCGTCAAGAAAAGGATTATAATTTCTGGACTTCTGAATGCGCCCAGAACCGAACCTGCCGGCATTACACCCAG TTGGTTTGGGCTTCCTCGTGGGAGTTGGGCTGTGGGATGAGTCGCTGCTCCTCAGAGATGGGCGATGTGGACATGGTCGTATGTGCATACGCTCCAGG GGGTAACTGGGATATTGGGGGGCAGGCTATCCGCCCCTATCAAGCGGGACCCTGGTGCAGCCTCTGTACGGCAAGTTGGTTTGGCTGCTTTAGGTCCTGGGAGCAACAAGGAGGTCTCTGTG AGGTGCCCAGGAACCCGTGCCGGATGAGATGTGGAGAGCATGGAACGCTGAACACAAGCAGCTGCCAATGTGACTGTGCCAGCGGGTATACCGGCCGCCTCTGCCAAG TGCGGTGCAGATCCCGCTGTCTACACGGCCGACACAAAGCAACGGAGTGTACCTGTGAATGTGCCGCTGGCTACGGGGGCGCGGAGTGTGCCG AGCAGCTGAAGTCCCCTGCGCCGCCCTGCGACCTTCTGACTGATGGCGTCTGCTTCACGGTCTCTGCAGAACGTCGCTCGTACTATAAAGCCAAGAAGATCTGCCAG GAGGCTGGAGGATATCTGGCTGAAATAAGAATGCAGAAGCTTCAGGATATTTTGTCCTTTTTCCTTGGACGATTAGAAGAAGCCAACAAGACGACAGCCAGCGACTTCTGGATTG GTCTGACCTATAAGAGCCGCTTCTCCTCCTTCCGCTGGGATTCTGGGGATCTCGTCTCCTTCCAAAGCTTTGCCCTGGGGCAGCCGGACGGCGCAGG CTTCCAGAATTGTGTGGAGATGAGTGCAAGATCACGATTCAACTGGAACGACCAACGATGCAAGACAAGCACTCGCTACATCTGCCAGTATGATACCTAG
- the ST3GAL2 gene encoding CMP-N-acetylneuraminate-beta-galactosamide-alpha-2,3-sialyltransferase 2, whose product MRCSLRIWLLSTSVLLFIMSLLFTFSHNGTEVPLYSELGGWASAEGHPVRLVPGYPGVRHRPPPELSKDCSCRHCLRQPGDSAWFDSHYDVAVSPVWTLENRELPLDVQHWWMMLQPQFRSHNTQEILTQLFQIIPGHNPYKQRDPLLCQRCAVVGNSGNLRGSGYGKDIDSHSFIMRINQAPTLGFENDVGSRTTHHFMYPESAKNLPANVSFVLVPFKALDLLWITSALSTGQIRFTYAPVKAFLRVDKDKVQIYNPAFFKYIHDRWTEHHGRYPSTGMLVLFFALHVCDEVNIFGFGADSRGNWHHYWENNRYAGEFRKTGVHDADFEAQLIDTLAREGKIKVYSGNSV is encoded by the exons ATGAGGTGCTCCCTACGAATATGGCTCCTCAGCACCTCCGTTCTGCTCTTCATCATGTCTCTCCTCTTCACCTTCTCTCACAACGGGACGGAGGTTCCGCTGTACTCGGAGCTGGGAGGGTGGGCATCGGCAGAAGGACATCCGGTCCGGCTTGTGCCAGGCTACCCTGGAGTGCGGCATCGCCCCCCTCCTGAGCTCTCAAAGGACTGCTCCTGCCGCCACTGCCTGCGACAGCCTGGAGACTCCGCCTGGTTCGACAGTCACTATGACGTTGCTGTCTCCCCTGTGTGGACCCTAGAGAACCGGGAGCTGCCGCTGGACGTCCAGCACTGGTGGATG ATGCTGCAGCCGCAGTTCCGGTCCCACAACACCCAGGAGATCCTGACCCAGCTCTTCCAGATCATCCCCGGGCACAACCCCTACAAGCAGCGGGACCCCCTCCTGTGCCAGCGCTGCGCTGTGGTTGGCAATTCCGGCAACCTGCGAGGGTCAGGCTACGGGAAAGACATCGACAGCCACAGCTTCATCATGAG GATAAACCAGGCGCCAACACTCGGCTTTGAGAACGACGTCGGCTCCAGGACCACCCACCACTTCATGTACCCGGAAAGTGCGAAGAATCTGCCCGCCAACGTCAGCTTCGTGTTGGTCCCTTTCAAAGCTCTGGATCTCCTGTGGATCACCAGCGCCCTCTCCACTGGGCAGATCCGCTT CACGTACGCTCCAGTGAAGGCGTTCCTGCGGGTGGACAAGGACAAG GTTCAGATCTATAATCCGGCGTTCTTCAAGTACATCCATGACCGCTGGACGGAGCACCACGGCCGCTACCCCTCCACCGGGATGCTGGTCCTGTTCTTCGCCCTGCATGTGTGCGACGAG GTGAATATTTTTGGCTTTGGCGCCGACAGTCGGGGAAACTGGCATCACTACTGGGAAAATAACCGCTACGCTGGCGAATTCCGTAAAACTGGAGTTCATGACGCAGACTTTGAGGCGCAGCTCATTGACACGCTTGCCCGAGAGGGAAAGATCAAGGTGTACAGCGGCAATTCTGTGTGA